A window of Cyclopterus lumpus isolate fCycLum1 chromosome 14, fCycLum1.pri, whole genome shotgun sequence contains these coding sequences:
- the htatsf1 gene encoding HIV Tat-specific factor 1 has translation MSGQLNANKEFMEQLRMQELYDRRNDGGSDPNTYTDPEDGTVYDWDHAKKAWFPKITEDFIAAYQANYGFTPDGDPDANAAAVSSANLAAPEPDSKPSEKEKPGDSQKKQNPDQHETTAEEAKQKGEKRKPDPGWFDMEENKNTNVYVSGLPPDISPEEFAELMTKCGIVMRDPISEEYKVKLYKDKEGNQKGDGLCCYLKKESVELALRLIDESEVRGYRLHVEAARFELKGQYDATKKKKKNKDYRKRMQQQQKQLDWRPEKQGELRKRHEKVVIIRNMFHPSDFEEDPLELNEYREDLRTECEKFGGVKKVILFDRHPDGVASVAFKEPEQADACIVSFNGRWFGGRQLTAELWDGTTDYQVEETTREREERLKGWSTFLEGGDKGPQNNTAKPAEGSTTETEPTEPSSTTEPEPLPKIEPQKQEEEADSTDSSLEGSDDEKA, from the exons ATGAGCGGTCAATTAAATGCCAACAAAGAGTTTATGGAGCAGCTGCGGATGCAGGAGCTCTATGATCGGAGAAATGATGGTGGCTCTGACCCCAACACCTACACTGACCCAGAGGATGGGACCGTGTACGACTGGGACCATGCAAAGAAGGCCTGGTTCCCTAAA ATAACAGAGGACTTCATTGCTGCCTACCAGGCCAACTATGGCTTCACTCCGGATGGAGATCCAGATGCCAACGCAGCTGCAGTGAGCAGCGCCAACCTAGCAGCCCCAGAACCAGATAGCAAGCCCTCAGAAAAGGAGAAACCAGGAGATTCTCAAAAGAAACAGAACCCAGACCAGCATGAGACCACAGCAGAAGAAGCCAAACagaaaggggagaagagaaAACCAGATCCAG GATGGTTTGAtatggaagaaaataaaaacacgaaCGTCTACGTATCAG gcCTGCCTCCTGACATCAGCCCGGAGGAGTTTGCTGAGTTAATGACCAAGTGTGGCATTGTGATGCGGGACCCCATTAGTGAAGAGTACAAGGTCAAACTCTACAAGGATAAAGAGGGAAATCAGAAGGGAGATGGTCTCTGCTGCTATCTCAAG AAGGAGTCAGTGGAATTGGCTCTGCGTCTGATTGACGAGTCAGAGGTCCGAGGCTACAGGCTCCATGTGGAAGCAGCCCGGTTTGAGCTGAAGGGCCAGTACGACGccaccaagaagaagaagaagaacaaagattATAGGAAAAGAATGCAGCAACAGCAGAA ACAGTTGGACTGGAGGCCAGAGAAGCAAGGAGAATTGAGGAAGAGGCATGAAAAAGTTGTCATCATTAGGAACATGTTCCACCCCAGTGACTTTGAG GAAGACCCACTGGAGTTGAATGAGTATCGTGAGGATCTGCGGACAGAGTGTGAGAAGTTTGGAGGGGTCAAGAAGGTCATCCTCTTTGAT AGACACCCAGACGGCGTGGCATCAGTCGCATTTAAGGAGCCTGAACAAGCTGATGCGTGCATAGTGTCGTTCAATGGTCGCTGGTTTGGAGGAAGGCAGCTGACTGCTGAGCTTTGGGATGGAACAACAGACTATCAG GTGGAAGAGACGACACGTGAGCGGGAGGAGCGACTGAAGGGTTGGTCTACTTTCCTGGAGGGAGGTGATAAGGGCCCCCAGAACAACACTGCTaagccagcagagggcagcaccACCGAAACAGAACCCACAGAACCCTCCAGCACCACAGAGCCCGAACCGCTTCCCAAAATAGAACcacagaaacaggaagaggaagcagactCTACTGATAGCAGCCTGGAAGGAAGTGATGATGAGAAAGCCTAG